One part of the Bradyrhizobium sp. CB1650 genome encodes these proteins:
- the der gene encoding ribosome biogenesis GTPase Der: MSFTIAIIGRPNVGKSTLFNRLVGQKLALVDDLPGVTRDRREGEAKLGDLQFTVIDTAGLDEGAKGSLTARMQEQTETAIAHADALFFVIDARVGLTPTDRAFADFARRANKPVLLVANKSEGKHGDAGAMEAFALGLGDPIQISAEHGEGMGELYDALSRVMPEPVEDDEAEDDEPLSEEEAATRPIRVAIVGRPNAGKSTLVNHLLGEERLLTSPDAGTTRDSIAVEINWKGRDFRVFDTAGLRRRSRIEEKLEKLSVADALRAVRFAEVVVLIMDAQNRFEEQDLRIADLIEREGRAVVLAVNKWDLMETKGGGAISGLRRDADHWLPQVKGVPIVAVSGLMGEGIDRLMQAIQDAYAVWNRRVPTSALNRWFEQAIQANPPPAVSGRRLKLNYITQTKARPPSFVLFCSRADAIPQAYLRYLTNSLREAFELPGTPVRITLREKANPFAHKRKRLS; encoded by the coding sequence ATGTCCTTCACGATCGCCATCATCGGCCGGCCCAATGTCGGCAAGTCGACGCTGTTCAACCGCTTGGTGGGACAAAAGCTCGCGCTCGTCGATGATTTGCCCGGCGTCACCCGCGACCGCCGCGAGGGCGAAGCCAAGCTCGGCGATCTCCAGTTCACGGTGATCGATACCGCGGGCCTCGATGAGGGCGCCAAGGGCTCGCTCACCGCACGCATGCAGGAGCAGACGGAAACCGCGATCGCGCATGCCGACGCGCTGTTCTTCGTGATCGATGCCCGGGTCGGCCTCACGCCAACCGACCGCGCCTTTGCCGATTTCGCCCGCCGCGCCAACAAGCCGGTGCTGCTGGTCGCCAACAAGAGCGAGGGCAAGCACGGTGATGCCGGCGCGATGGAGGCCTTTGCGCTCGGCCTCGGCGATCCCATCCAGATCTCGGCCGAGCACGGCGAGGGCATGGGCGAGCTCTATGACGCCCTGAGCCGGGTGATGCCGGAGCCCGTCGAGGACGACGAGGCCGAGGACGACGAGCCGCTCTCGGAGGAAGAGGCCGCGACGCGCCCGATCCGTGTCGCCATCGTCGGCCGGCCCAATGCCGGCAAGTCGACGCTGGTCAATCATTTGCTCGGCGAGGAGCGCCTGCTGACGAGCCCGGATGCCGGCACGACGCGCGATTCCATCGCGGTCGAGATCAATTGGAAGGGCCGCGATTTTCGCGTCTTCGACACCGCCGGCCTGCGCCGCAGGTCGCGCATCGAGGAGAAGCTGGAAAAGCTCTCGGTCGCAGACGCGCTGCGCGCCGTGCGGTTTGCCGAAGTCGTCGTGCTGATCATGGATGCGCAGAACCGGTTCGAGGAGCAGGACCTGCGCATCGCCGATCTGATCGAGCGCGAGGGCCGTGCGGTCGTGCTCGCGGTCAACAAATGGGACCTGATGGAGACCAAGGGCGGCGGCGCCATTTCCGGCTTGCGTCGTGATGCCGATCACTGGCTGCCGCAGGTCAAGGGCGTGCCGATCGTTGCCGTCTCCGGCTTGATGGGCGAGGGCATCGACCGCCTGATGCAGGCGATCCAGGACGCCTACGCGGTCTGGAACAGGCGCGTGCCGACCTCCGCATTGAACCGCTGGTTCGAGCAGGCGATCCAGGCCAATCCGCCGCCCGCAGTCTCGGGCCGCAGGCTCAAGCTGAACTACATCACCCAGACCAAGGCACGCCCGCCGAGCTTCGTGCTGTTCTGCTCGCGCGCGGACGCGATCCCGCAGGCCTATCTGCGCTACCTCACCAACTCCTTGCGCGAGGCCTTCGAGCTGCCAGGCACGCCGGTCCGGATCACACTGCGCGAAAAGGCCAATCCCTTTGCGCACAAGCGCAAGCGATTGTCGTGA
- a CDS encoding tetratricopeptide repeat protein has protein sequence MSELFDEVDEEVRREQLKKLWDKYSIYFIALMVLIVAAVGGWRGYQYLEAKKAAEAGAAFEKAVELSEQNKHAEAEKAFTELAAKAPSGYRTLALLRAAAEASARDPKAAAKIYDDIAADPSVGAEWRDLAKIRAAGLVLDSASYADMQQRLEASAAAGATYRHSAREMLALSAWRNGDTTAARKWLDAIAEDGETPPGLRSRAEALQALLPPVAKS, from the coding sequence GTGTCTGAATTATTTGACGAAGTCGACGAGGAAGTACGTCGCGAACAGCTCAAGAAGCTGTGGGATAAATATTCGATCTACTTCATCGCCCTCATGGTGCTGATCGTTGCCGCCGTGGGCGGCTGGCGCGGCTACCAGTACCTGGAGGCCAAGAAGGCCGCCGAAGCCGGCGCCGCCTTCGAGAAGGCCGTCGAGCTGTCCGAGCAGAACAAACATGCGGAGGCCGAGAAGGCCTTCACCGAGCTCGCCGCCAAGGCACCTTCGGGCTACCGCACGCTGGCGCTGCTGCGTGCCGCGGCCGAGGCGTCGGCCCGCGATCCCAAGGCTGCTGCAAAGATTTATGACGATATCGCCGCGGATCCGAGCGTCGGCGCCGAGTGGCGGGACCTCGCCAAGATTCGCGCCGCCGGTCTGGTGCTCGACAGCGCAAGCTACGCCGATATGCAGCAGCGGCTGGAGGCTTCCGCCGCGGCCGGCGCGACCTACCGCCACAGCGCCCGAGAGATGCTGGCGCTGTCGGCCTGGCGCAATGGTGACACGACCGCGGCCCGCAAATGGCTGGACGCGATCGCTGAGGACGGCGAAACGCCGCCGGGCCTGCGCTCGCGCGCCGAGGCGCTCCAGGCTCTGCTGCCGCCGGTCGCCAAGAGCTGA
- a CDS encoding class I adenylate-forming enzyme family protein: MDWSQHALPPMRLEARFGDRVVPAFCERPASVWAMIAEACARNADGEALIWGNVRLSWRQVVDRAARIAAGFRKLGLERGDRVAILLGNRIEFPLILFAAAHEGLVTVLLSTRQQKPEIAYVLTDCGAKILIHEAALAHRLPDAPDVPDVVNRIAIDDDPQRSHFAVLADHAPAAAPVDVSEEDTAMILYTSGTTGKPKGAMLAHCNIIHSSMVFVSCLELTAADRSIAAVPLGHVTGVVANITTMIRCAGTLIIMPEFKAEDYLKLAARERVTYTVMVPAMYNLCLLQPDFDSYDLSSWRIGGFGGAPMPVATIEKLKAKIPGLKLMNCYGSTETTSPSTIMPGELTASHIDSVGLACPGARIIAMGADGRELPRGEIGELWIRSASVIKGYWSNPKATAESFTGGFWHSGDLGSVDADGFVRVFDRQKDMINRGGLKIYSAEVESVLAGHPAVVESAIIAKPCPVLGERVHAVVVTRVPVAGDDLRTWCAERLSDYKVPETMAVTVEPLPRNANGKVLKRQLREQFAGT; the protein is encoded by the coding sequence ATGGACTGGTCGCAGCACGCACTTCCACCCATGCGGCTCGAGGCGCGCTTCGGCGATCGCGTGGTGCCGGCATTTTGCGAGCGGCCTGCCAGCGTCTGGGCGATGATCGCGGAAGCCTGCGCGCGCAACGCCGATGGCGAGGCACTGATCTGGGGCAATGTCCGGCTGAGCTGGCGCCAGGTCGTGGACCGGGCGGCGCGGATCGCGGCGGGCTTTCGCAAGCTCGGCCTAGAGCGCGGCGACCGGGTTGCGATCCTGCTTGGCAACCGCATCGAATTTCCGCTGATCCTGTTTGCCGCCGCGCATGAAGGGCTGGTGACGGTGCTGCTCAGCACCCGCCAGCAGAAGCCCGAGATCGCCTATGTGCTGACCGATTGCGGCGCCAAGATCCTGATCCACGAGGCGGCGCTTGCCCATCGCCTGCCTGATGCGCCGGACGTCCCTGATGTCGTCAATCGCATCGCCATCGACGATGATCCGCAACGCTCGCACTTCGCGGTGCTCGCGGACCACGCGCCAGCCGCTGCGCCGGTTGATGTCAGTGAAGAGGATACCGCGATGATCCTCTACACCTCGGGCACGACCGGCAAGCCGAAGGGCGCGATGCTCGCCCACTGCAACATCATCCATTCCTCGATGGTGTTCGTGTCGTGTCTGGAATTGACGGCGGCGGACCGTTCGATCGCCGCCGTGCCGCTCGGCCACGTCACCGGCGTCGTCGCCAACATCACGACCATGATCCGTTGCGCCGGCACGCTGATCATCATGCCTGAGTTCAAGGCGGAGGATTATCTCAAGCTTGCCGCGCGCGAGCGCGTCACCTACACGGTGATGGTGCCGGCGATGTACAATCTTTGCCTGCTCCAGCCGGATTTCGACAGCTACGATCTGTCGAGCTGGCGGATCGGCGGCTTCGGCGGCGCGCCGATGCCGGTCGCGACCATCGAGAAGCTCAAGGCGAAGATTCCCGGCCTGAAGCTGATGAACTGCTACGGCTCCACGGAGACGACGTCGCCGTCGACGATCATGCCGGGCGAGCTGACGGCAAGCCACATCGATAGCGTCGGCCTAGCGTGCCCCGGCGCGCGGATCATCGCGATGGGAGCAGACGGGCGCGAACTGCCGCGTGGCGAGATCGGCGAGCTCTGGATCCGGAGCGCATCCGTGATCAAGGGCTACTGGAGCAACCCGAAGGCGACCGCCGAAAGCTTCACCGGCGGGTTCTGGCATTCCGGCGACCTCGGCTCGGTCGATGCGGACGGCTTTGTCCGCGTGTTCGACCGGCAGAAGGACATGATCAACCGTGGCGGGCTGAAGATTTATTCTGCCGAGGTCGAGTCCGTACTGGCCGGCCATCCCGCCGTGGTCGAAAGTGCGATCATCGCCAAACCATGTCCGGTGTTGGGCGAGCGCGTTCATGCCGTGGTGGTGACGCGTGTGCCGGTTGCCGGCGACGATTTGCGGACCTGGTGTGCCGAACGGCTGTCCGACTACAAGGTGCCGGAAACGATGGCGGTCACTGTCGAGCCGCTGCCGCGCAATGCCAACGGCAAGGTGCTGAAGCGGCAGTTGCGGGAGCAGTTCGCAGGAACCTGA